From a single Solenopsis invicta isolate M01_SB chromosome 6, UNIL_Sinv_3.0, whole genome shotgun sequence genomic region:
- the LOC105196527 gene encoding centrosomal protein of 162 kDa isoform X1 yields MSSSARKSPRIEDLISTEDDTLGSSVSLSVGENSVRIKEKPKASKEAEQFSADKKNAPDKWWLKRPETRLGVLGAKNADAKTKQSPTPSPDVSSSMKDFLEREKMCKTISKSEGEAKDKDDTLCDILASAAFDKYPSDFENATDEDIGSILEEMSKIAGALTPNSCPERTKSGGSSKNPTEEEKSVEELLEEAEKLVRKNCNTLSKSISKSDTLVPEDQDESLSRVRQLEADIFQLIEEEVHKESEKIKRSPKNERKRESSPGIEIVYENLSSLKPPKTLELQRRKFEEQKVEISSSSDLDDPIERHSKSEELKSAKRIEMEKENLQKEITDVDKDFFDDLLRRSKEKAEGGLSGSSSFGQEDFSHFLKLLQGQNTDKMEPESKEPNTVYDLFLKSTNGEIISTKETQLGKTPEFPEKEFSEILEKELPSINGACIDHEVNESDSSVSEGRRKGTPNSLSGETTFLKRSKHESKKISKERESNKHVTEVTKKAGNPENELYTVGLTPRLELFADAIPKLIAEKLNEHVAKENAKKVDSEYKESASETKVDAKAENLHVAKASKTSKMQYQEVPELGVSSKAMDVPKTDRVVSEPSNKQLKELKFCKSKSYDQICQPPLKTSLENIKVNKALDVSKKPVNPISRKSTVKPKIQSRPISKSAPKPSSSLKKLDSVKVGSTSSLPTAFKGSQLKSPDSYRKNFMAAGDSKQISTKHDWEMLCREERHKNALLKQQLEAEAKLYKNQIEDMRASFEGELFALKKQNIILKARVDEFSLSERRAEIPVKNDTKVTLLEQELEKQESLIRAYETENKKLMQDTKRMQEELKNLQSKQRSTVSEVNDRQQLADRIKDLQEETLKLNLEVSELKEKNADYLLKNDDLIQQNSLLTDELDMFKDQLRAKNNFITDRLQVMSTSELELKKQIEDLSIKLSSKSEQLRVTKQELEKFQQNVLPLEKELLALRVKEGNLQEKLQISKSHVEREKQLTQRLKDQVILDNKKVMDLNRQVRELERILKRKNPDSVSALILTANSEQEKIGSEKVKLLEERIASLENEIKTKEDIAQQNIIDLQKKFSDMKEKYATQVMELETKLLEATTKEHKLYNDTFTQTIRYVENKNVENNKKDDKASTVEDKRDQKAIKVGPKSQNPKEDTHLLATIRGLKLEISNKDKTVSKITKEYQELQKINRRLQKEREKLLNDRRSFRSMDFDKAFRGMKNGEGNDQNSNVYQNGHVPESQRLSSSTSKLYDPMQYTENGGKNGVIKKLTSENDILKEELSKMNKDFMALKSKRLHDLNLLQEEHEREMATLVKEYSIKIGDSKVVKLQGQVNTQGAIISHLKEQVEKFRDYKEQVVILKAERDHLENKVKTLTEKIKYLSTPGIEQLQMLQDKITILQQRHESREMTLQTLIRDLLRNRTQCKDCKNDKSKNRQLCYFRQELDHILAMLQEIANVQ; encoded by the exons ATGTCTTCGAGCGCCAGGAAATCACCGCGAATCGAGGAC TTAATTTCTACGGAGGATGATACCTTGGGATCCTCTGTAAGTCTGAGCGTCGGGGAGAATTCGGTGCGCATCAAAGAGAAGCCCAAAGCCAGCAAGGAGGCCGAACAATTCTCGGCTGACAAGAAGAATGCACCGGATAAGTGGTGGTTGAAGAGACCCGAAACTCGTCTTGGTGTCCTGGGCGCCAAGAACGCAGATGCAAAGACGAAGCAGTCTCCTACTCCTTCGCCGGACGTCAGCTCCTCCATGAAAGACTTTCTCGAGAGAGAGAAGATGTGCAAG ACAATATCCAAAAGCGAAGGAGAAGCGAAAGACAAGGATGACACGTTATGCGATATATTAGCGTCTGCGGCTTTCGATAAATATCCGTCAGACTTTGAAA ATGCTACTGACGAAGATATTGGCAGTATCCTAGAAGAAATGAGCAAGATTGCTGGAGCGTTGACTCCTAATTCGTGTCCCGAGCGTACAAAATCCGGTGGCTCCAGTAAAAATCCTACTGAGGAGGAGAAGTCTGTAGAAGAGCTATTAGAAGAAGCTGAGAAGCTAGTCAGGAAAAATTGCAACACTCTATCGAAAAGTATATCGAAATCCGATACTCTAGTGCCAGAAGATCAAGACGAAAGCTTGAGCAGAGTGAGGCAACTAGAAGCtgacatttttcaattaatagaGGAAGAGGTGCACAAGGAGTCAGAGAAGATAAAGAGAAGTCCGAAAAATGAGAGAAAACGGGAGAGCAGTCCCGGAATCGAAATTGTCTATGAAAATCTAAGCAGTTTGAAACCACCAAAAACATTGGAGCTTCAAAGGCGGAAGTTCGAGGAGCAGAAGGTCGAGATATCGAGCAGTTCCGATTTGGACGATCCGATTGAGAGGCACTCCAAGTCCGAGGAACTGAAGAGCGCGAAGAGAATTGAAATGGAGAAAGAGAATCTGCAGAAGGAGATCACGGACGTGGACAAGGATTTTTTCGATGATTTGTTGAGAAGATCTAAGGAGAAGGCGGAGGGCGGGTTGTCTGGGAGTTCCAGTTTTGGGCAGGAGGATTTCTCTCATTTCCTGAAGCTGCTGCAAGGGCAGAATACAGACAAAATGGAGCCGGAATCAAAAGAGCCTAATACGGTGTACGATCTTTTTTTGAAATCTACTAATGGCGAAATAATATCGACTAAGGAGACTCAGTTAGGCAAAACCCCAGAATTTcctgaaaaagaattttctgagatattggagaaggaATTACCGTCCATTAATGGCGCATGTATAGATCATGAGGTTAACGAGAGCGATTCCAGTGTGAGCGAAGGACGACGTAAAGGGACACCAAATTCTCTCTCAGGCGAGACAACATTCTTGAAACGGTCTAAACATGAATCTAAGAAGAtttcgaaagagagagaaagcaataaGCATGTGACGGAGGTCACTAAGAAGGCAGGTAATCCCGAAAATGAGTTGTACACGGTAGGATTGACGCCGAGATTAGAACTGTTCGCGGATGCAATACCGAAACTTATAGCTGAAAAGTTAAATGAACACGTCGCGAAGGAGAACGCGAAGAAAGTAGATTCAGAATACAAGGAGTCTGCTTCGGAAACGAAGGTAGATGCGAAAGCGGAGAATTTACATGTCGCTAAAGCATCGAAAACTTCAAAGATGCAATATCAAGAAGTACCTGAGCTTGGTGTTTCGAGTAAAGCAATGGATGTACCTAAAACAGACCGCGTTGTTAGCGAACCAAGTAATAAACaattgaaagaattaaaattctGCAAGTCCAAGAGCTACGATCAAATTTGCCAGCCTCCCCTGAAAACTTCTCTCGAAAATATCAAGGTTAACAAGGCGTTAGACGTATCTAAGAAGCCTGTAAATCCAATTTCTAGAAAATCGACAGTCAAACCAAAAATACAGTCCCGACCGATTTCCAAATCCGCGCCAAAACCTAGTTCGTCCTTGAAAAAACTGGATTCCGTTAAAGTTGGGTCCACATCCAGCTTGCCAACTGCGTTCAAAGGATCCCAGTTGAAATCACCCGATAGttacagaaaaaatttcatGGCCGCCGGAGATTCGAAGCAGATTTCGACGAAACACGATTGGGAGATGCTATGTCGCGAAGAAAGACACAAAAACGCGCTACTGAAGCAACAATTGGAGGCCGAGGCAAAGCTGTATAAGAATCAAATCGAGGACATGCGTGCGTCCTTCGAGGGAGAACTGTTCGCCTTAAAGAAGCAGAACATAATCTTAAAGGCAAGAGTCGACGAGTTCTCTCTGAGCGAGAGACGCGCAGAGATTCCCGTCAAGAACGACACAAAAGTCACTCTCTTAGAACAGGAATTGGAGAAGCAGGAAAGTTTGATTCGCGCTTACGAGACCGAGAACAAGAAGCTGATGCAAGATACGAAACGTATGCAAGAGGAACTGAAGAATTTGCAGTCTAAACAGAGGAGCACAGTATCAGAAGTAAACGACAGGCAACAACTCGCCGATCGGATAAAGGATCTTCAGGAAGAAACGTTGAAACTGAATCTCGAGGTGTCCGAACTGAAGGAGAAGAATGCCGATTACCTACTCAAGAACGACGATCTAATTCAACAAAACAGTTTGCTCACAGACGAATTAGATATGTTCAAGGATCAGTTGAGAGCGAAGAACAATTTTATCACAGACCGGTTGCAAGTTATGAGCACCTCAGAATTAGAACTTAAGAAACAGATAGAGGATCTGAGTATTAAATTGAGCTCGAAATCAGAGCAGTTGCGAGTAACTAAACAGGAGTTGGAGAAATTTCAGCAGAACGTATTGCCTCTGGAAAAGGAGTTGCTGGCGCTTAGAGTTAAAGAGGGTAATCTCCAAGAGAAATTGCAGATAAGCAAGAGTCACGTCGAGCGTGAAAAGCAGCTGACGCAGAGACTCAAGGATCAGGTTATTTTGGATAATAAGAAGGTCATGGATCTGAACAGGCAAGTGCGCGAGTTGGAGCGTATTCTCAAGAGGAAGAATCCCGATTCGGTGTCAGCTCTTATATTGACCGCCAACTCGGAACAGGAAAAGATCGGTTCCGAAAAGGTGAAGCTCCTAGAGGAGAGAATAGCTTCTCTCGAGAACGAGATTAAAACCAAGGAGGATATCGCGCAGCAGAATATAATTGACCTGCAGAAAAAATTCTCCGACATGAAGGAAAAGTACGCAACGCAGGTAATGGAGTTAGAGACAAAGCTGCTGGAAGCAACTACGAAGGAACACAAATTGTATAATGACACGTTTACGCAGACGATTAGGTATGTCGAAAATAAGAACGTGGAAAACAACAAGAAAGATGACAAAGCTTCGACTGTGGAAGATAAGAGAGATCAGAAAGCGATCAAGGTTGGGCCGAAGTCTCAAAATCCAAAAGAAGACACGCATCTTCTCGCCACCATAAGAGGTCTGAAGCTGGAGATTTCGAACAAGGACAAGACGGTCTCGAAAATAACCAAAGAATATCAGGAGCTCCAGAAGATAAACCGACGACTTCAGAAGGAGCGGGAGAAATTGTTGAACGATCGTAGGAGTTTCAGAAGTATGGATTTTGATAAGGCATTCCGAGGAATGAAGAATGGTGAAGGGAACGATCAGAATTCGAACGTCTATCAGAATGGGCACGTTCCCGAATCGCAGAGGCTCTCGTCATCGACGTCGAAGTTGTATGATCCGATGCAATACACGGAGAACGGGGGCAAAAACGGGGTTATCAAAAAGTTGACCAGTGAAAACGACATTCTGAAGGAAGAGTTGAGCAAGATGAATAAGGACTTTATGGCGTTGAAGAGCAAGAGGTTACACGATTTAAATCTCTTACAAGAGGAACATGAGCGCGAGATGGCTACTCTAGTGAAAGAATACAGCATCAAGATCGGAGATTCTAAAGTGGTAAAGTTACAG ggTCAGGTTAATACTCAGGGAGCAATCATATCGCACTTAAAGGAACAAGTTGAAAAGTTTAGGGATTACAAGGAGCAGGTAGTCATACTCAAGGCCGAAAGAGACCACTTggaaaataaagtaaagacacTGACCGAGAAAATCAAATACTTATCAACGCCG gGAATAGAACAATTGCAGATGCTGCAAGACAAAATTACGATTCTCCAGCAACGTCACGAGAGTAGGGAGATGACTTTGCAGACATTGATCCGTGACTTGCTGAGAAATCGAACGCAGTGTAAAGATTGCAAAAACGATAAGAGCAAAAATCGGCAACTCTGCTACTTCCGGCAAGAACTCGATCATATCTTAGCGATGTTACAGGAAATTGCTAACGTCCAATGA
- the LOC105196528 gene encoding uncharacterized protein LOC105196528 → METLESSRVCRLCGQHSGISINIFDKSENHVRKINAMLPIMVHELDLLPKQMCHRCSYKLEEFHKFYVGCLKTDAALKSQLSWMRKGDDGREKIGVPMVHIENTKIKTEPLDYDVYELEPLVENIDYINSMNSVAFPAGSIHDGLTYAALSRCRCCCDKDQSRPRRTTAGLCQNYDGQMPRCGRIVDVSRNRTLEDTSAQLKPYKRNLFTQSVFPDCPQNRLPRVENTTENARNSLATDTSTKDNAASSETLNHSHNRLVTFPKSQAIARSTIVRNLRPRKNLVNYALFKKKISSVDPGPSTLSKSIVSDAKTTPASNFESTQQIKTEQTDDSEGRSLRPRKSVDYQEPKMRKISEHRIKRRKTDEQASKLLTRKESASNFKIKQEALDDLETLSETIKAMPHLSNKFATLSAKVAAVTSDNDISLRDNYFKSQLRDQFRLTDRKSLSNIVKNKLGKTKKTYRLPAANYSPKLLRSQDTHLRNGKTKKNSYIEWSLKRLQTRKLINTINKSTKKSPIPKLSDNIKHYCESCNVSFMTKELFRLHACYYD, encoded by the exons ATGGAGACCCTCGAATCGAGTCGCGTGTGCCGCCTCTGCGGCCAGCATTCTGGCATCTCGATCAACATCTTCGACAAGAGTGAGAATCACGTTCGGAAAATCAACGCCATGCTGCCTATCATG GTGCACGAGCTGGATCTGCTGCCGAAGCAGATGTGCCACCGGTGCAGCTACAAGTTGGAGGAATTCCATAAATTCTACGTAGGCTGCCTGAAGACGGACGCGGCGCTCAAGAGCCAGTTGTCGTGGATGCGAAAGGGTGATGACGGTAGGGAGAAGATTGGCGTGCCGATGGTGCACATCGAGAACACGAAGATCAAAACGGAGCCGCTCGACTACGACGTGTACGAGCTGGAGCCGTTGGTAGAAAATATCGACTATATTAACTCGATGAACTCGGTGGCGTTCCCGGCTGGTAGCATTCACGATGGGTTGACGTACGCGGCGCTCTCACGCTGCCGATGTTGCTGTGATAAGGACCAAAGCAGACCGAGGAGAACAACAGCGGGGCTCTGTCAGAATTACGACGGGCAGATGCCTAGATGCGGTAGAATCGTGGACGTCTCACGGAATAGAACTCTCGAGGACACCAGCGCACAATTGAAGCCGTACAAGCGGAATCTCTTTACGCAGTCCGTGTTCCCGGATTGCCCGCAGAATCGTCTACCTCGTGTTGAGAACACCACCGAGAACGCGCGGAATAGTCTGGCCACAGACACGAGTACCAAAGACAACGCAGCCTCTTCGGAAACACTGAACCATTCTCACAATAGACTTGTAACGTTTCCTAAGAGTCAAGCGATTGCCAGAAGCACAATAGTGCGAAATCTGAGACCTAGAAAGAATCTGGTCAACTATGCACTGTTTAAGAAGAAAATATCGAGTGTTGATCCTGGACCATCTACGTTGAGTAAGTCGATCGTTTCTGACGCAAAGACAACACCTGCCTCGAATTTCGAGTCAACGCAGCAGATCAAGACGGAGCAGACGGACGACTCCGAAGGACGCAGTTTAAGGCCAAGGAAAAGTGTGGACTATCAGGAGCCAAAGATGAGGAAGATTTCGGAGCATCGTATCAAGAGACGCAAGACGGACGAGCAGGCCTCGAAACTACTTACGAGAAAAGAGAGTGCATCGAACTTTAAGATAAAGCAAGAGGCTCTAGATGATTTGGAGACACTCAGTGAGACGATCAAGGCGATGCCTCACTTATCAAACAAATTCGCTACTTTATCTGCGAAGGTTGCTGCAGTGACAAGTGATAATGACATCAGTCTGCGAGACAACTATTTCAAGTCGCAACTTCGAGATCAGTTCCGGTTGACGGATCGAAAATCGCTTTCCAACATCGTGAAGAACAAGCTGGGAAAGACGAAGAAGACGTATCGGTTGCCCGCGGCGAACTATTCACCGAAGTTACTGAGAAGTCAGGACACTCACTTGAGGAATGGCAAGACGAAAAAGAACAGCTATATAGAGTGGTCATTGAAGAGACTGCAAACGAGGAAACTGATAAATACAATCAACAAGAGTACGAAGAAATCACCGATACCGAAGCTATCCGATAACATCAAACACTACTGCGAGTCTTGCAACGTTAGCTTCATGACCAAGGAATTGTTCAGATTACATGCATGCTACTATGATTGA
- the LOC105196527 gene encoding centrosomal protein of 162 kDa isoform X2, whose amino-acid sequence MSSSARKSPRIEDLISTEDDTLGSSVSLSVGENSVRIKEKPKASKEAEQFSADKKNAPDKWWLKRPETRLGVLGAKNADAKTKQSPTPSPDVSSSMKDFLEREKMCKTISKSEGEAKDKDDTLCDILASAAFDKYPSDFENATDEDIGSILEEMSKIAGALTPNSCPERTKSGGSSKNPTEEEKSVEELLEEAEKLVRKNCNTLSKSISKSDTLVPEDQDESLSRVRQLEADIFQLIEEEVHKESEKIKRSPKNERKRESSPGIEIVYENLSSLKPPKTLELQRRKFEEQKVEISSSSDLDDPIERHSKSEELKSAKRIEMEKENLQKEITDVDKDFFDDLLRRSKEKAEGGLSGSSSFGQEDFSHFLKLLQGQNTDKMEPESKEPNTVYDLFLKSTNGEIISTKETQLGKTPEFPEKEFSEILEKELPSINGACIDHEVNESDSSVSEGRRKGTPNSLSGETTFLKRSKHESKKISKERESNKHVTEVTKKAGNPENELYTVGLTPRLELFADAIPKLIAEKLNEHVAKENAKKVDSEYKESASETKVDAKAENLHVAKASKTSKMQYQEVPELGVSSKAMDVPKTDRVVSEPSNKQLKELKFCKSKSYDQICQPPLKTSLENIKVNKALDVSKKPVNPISRKSTVKPKIQSRPISKSAPKPSSSLKKLDSVKVGSTSSLPTAFKGSQLKSPDSYRKNFMAAGDSKQISTKHDWEMLCREERHKNALLKQQLEAEAKLYKNQIEDMRASFEGELFALKKQNIILKARVDEFSLSERRAEIPVKNDTKVTLLEQELEKQESLIRAYETENKKLMQDTKRMQEELKNLQSKQRSTVSEVNDRQQLADRIKDLQEETLKLNLEVSELKEKNADYLLKNDDLIQQNSLLTDELDMFKDQLRAKNNFITDRLQVMSTSELELKKQIEDLSIKLSSKSEQLRVTKQELEKFQQNVLPLEKELLALRVKEGNLQEKLQISKSHVEREKQLTQRLKDQVILDNKKVMDLNRQVRELERILKRKNPDSVSALILTANSEQEKIGSEKVKLLEERIASLENEIKTKEDIAQQNIIDLQKKFSDMKEKYATQVMELETKLLEATTKEHKLYNDTFTQTIRYVENKNVENNKKDDKASTVEDKRDQKAIKVGPKSQNPKEDTHLLATIRGLKLEISNKDKTVSKITKEYQELQKINRRLQKEREKLLNDRRSFRSMDFDKAFRGMKNGEGNDQNSNVYQNGHVPESQRLSSSTSKLYDPMQYTENGGKNGVIKKLTSENDILKEELSKMNKDFMALKSKRLHDLNLLQEEHEREMATLVKEYSIKIGDSKVGQVNTQGAIISHLKEQVEKFRDYKEQVVILKAERDHLENKVKTLTEKIKYLSTPGIEQLQMLQDKITILQQRHESREMTLQTLIRDLLRNRTQCKDCKNDKSKNRQLCYFRQELDHILAMLQEIANVQ is encoded by the exons ATGTCTTCGAGCGCCAGGAAATCACCGCGAATCGAGGAC TTAATTTCTACGGAGGATGATACCTTGGGATCCTCTGTAAGTCTGAGCGTCGGGGAGAATTCGGTGCGCATCAAAGAGAAGCCCAAAGCCAGCAAGGAGGCCGAACAATTCTCGGCTGACAAGAAGAATGCACCGGATAAGTGGTGGTTGAAGAGACCCGAAACTCGTCTTGGTGTCCTGGGCGCCAAGAACGCAGATGCAAAGACGAAGCAGTCTCCTACTCCTTCGCCGGACGTCAGCTCCTCCATGAAAGACTTTCTCGAGAGAGAGAAGATGTGCAAG ACAATATCCAAAAGCGAAGGAGAAGCGAAAGACAAGGATGACACGTTATGCGATATATTAGCGTCTGCGGCTTTCGATAAATATCCGTCAGACTTTGAAA ATGCTACTGACGAAGATATTGGCAGTATCCTAGAAGAAATGAGCAAGATTGCTGGAGCGTTGACTCCTAATTCGTGTCCCGAGCGTACAAAATCCGGTGGCTCCAGTAAAAATCCTACTGAGGAGGAGAAGTCTGTAGAAGAGCTATTAGAAGAAGCTGAGAAGCTAGTCAGGAAAAATTGCAACACTCTATCGAAAAGTATATCGAAATCCGATACTCTAGTGCCAGAAGATCAAGACGAAAGCTTGAGCAGAGTGAGGCAACTAGAAGCtgacatttttcaattaatagaGGAAGAGGTGCACAAGGAGTCAGAGAAGATAAAGAGAAGTCCGAAAAATGAGAGAAAACGGGAGAGCAGTCCCGGAATCGAAATTGTCTATGAAAATCTAAGCAGTTTGAAACCACCAAAAACATTGGAGCTTCAAAGGCGGAAGTTCGAGGAGCAGAAGGTCGAGATATCGAGCAGTTCCGATTTGGACGATCCGATTGAGAGGCACTCCAAGTCCGAGGAACTGAAGAGCGCGAAGAGAATTGAAATGGAGAAAGAGAATCTGCAGAAGGAGATCACGGACGTGGACAAGGATTTTTTCGATGATTTGTTGAGAAGATCTAAGGAGAAGGCGGAGGGCGGGTTGTCTGGGAGTTCCAGTTTTGGGCAGGAGGATTTCTCTCATTTCCTGAAGCTGCTGCAAGGGCAGAATACAGACAAAATGGAGCCGGAATCAAAAGAGCCTAATACGGTGTACGATCTTTTTTTGAAATCTACTAATGGCGAAATAATATCGACTAAGGAGACTCAGTTAGGCAAAACCCCAGAATTTcctgaaaaagaattttctgagatattggagaaggaATTACCGTCCATTAATGGCGCATGTATAGATCATGAGGTTAACGAGAGCGATTCCAGTGTGAGCGAAGGACGACGTAAAGGGACACCAAATTCTCTCTCAGGCGAGACAACATTCTTGAAACGGTCTAAACATGAATCTAAGAAGAtttcgaaagagagagaaagcaataaGCATGTGACGGAGGTCACTAAGAAGGCAGGTAATCCCGAAAATGAGTTGTACACGGTAGGATTGACGCCGAGATTAGAACTGTTCGCGGATGCAATACCGAAACTTATAGCTGAAAAGTTAAATGAACACGTCGCGAAGGAGAACGCGAAGAAAGTAGATTCAGAATACAAGGAGTCTGCTTCGGAAACGAAGGTAGATGCGAAAGCGGAGAATTTACATGTCGCTAAAGCATCGAAAACTTCAAAGATGCAATATCAAGAAGTACCTGAGCTTGGTGTTTCGAGTAAAGCAATGGATGTACCTAAAACAGACCGCGTTGTTAGCGAACCAAGTAATAAACaattgaaagaattaaaattctGCAAGTCCAAGAGCTACGATCAAATTTGCCAGCCTCCCCTGAAAACTTCTCTCGAAAATATCAAGGTTAACAAGGCGTTAGACGTATCTAAGAAGCCTGTAAATCCAATTTCTAGAAAATCGACAGTCAAACCAAAAATACAGTCCCGACCGATTTCCAAATCCGCGCCAAAACCTAGTTCGTCCTTGAAAAAACTGGATTCCGTTAAAGTTGGGTCCACATCCAGCTTGCCAACTGCGTTCAAAGGATCCCAGTTGAAATCACCCGATAGttacagaaaaaatttcatGGCCGCCGGAGATTCGAAGCAGATTTCGACGAAACACGATTGGGAGATGCTATGTCGCGAAGAAAGACACAAAAACGCGCTACTGAAGCAACAATTGGAGGCCGAGGCAAAGCTGTATAAGAATCAAATCGAGGACATGCGTGCGTCCTTCGAGGGAGAACTGTTCGCCTTAAAGAAGCAGAACATAATCTTAAAGGCAAGAGTCGACGAGTTCTCTCTGAGCGAGAGACGCGCAGAGATTCCCGTCAAGAACGACACAAAAGTCACTCTCTTAGAACAGGAATTGGAGAAGCAGGAAAGTTTGATTCGCGCTTACGAGACCGAGAACAAGAAGCTGATGCAAGATACGAAACGTATGCAAGAGGAACTGAAGAATTTGCAGTCTAAACAGAGGAGCACAGTATCAGAAGTAAACGACAGGCAACAACTCGCCGATCGGATAAAGGATCTTCAGGAAGAAACGTTGAAACTGAATCTCGAGGTGTCCGAACTGAAGGAGAAGAATGCCGATTACCTACTCAAGAACGACGATCTAATTCAACAAAACAGTTTGCTCACAGACGAATTAGATATGTTCAAGGATCAGTTGAGAGCGAAGAACAATTTTATCACAGACCGGTTGCAAGTTATGAGCACCTCAGAATTAGAACTTAAGAAACAGATAGAGGATCTGAGTATTAAATTGAGCTCGAAATCAGAGCAGTTGCGAGTAACTAAACAGGAGTTGGAGAAATTTCAGCAGAACGTATTGCCTCTGGAAAAGGAGTTGCTGGCGCTTAGAGTTAAAGAGGGTAATCTCCAAGAGAAATTGCAGATAAGCAAGAGTCACGTCGAGCGTGAAAAGCAGCTGACGCAGAGACTCAAGGATCAGGTTATTTTGGATAATAAGAAGGTCATGGATCTGAACAGGCAAGTGCGCGAGTTGGAGCGTATTCTCAAGAGGAAGAATCCCGATTCGGTGTCAGCTCTTATATTGACCGCCAACTCGGAACAGGAAAAGATCGGTTCCGAAAAGGTGAAGCTCCTAGAGGAGAGAATAGCTTCTCTCGAGAACGAGATTAAAACCAAGGAGGATATCGCGCAGCAGAATATAATTGACCTGCAGAAAAAATTCTCCGACATGAAGGAAAAGTACGCAACGCAGGTAATGGAGTTAGAGACAAAGCTGCTGGAAGCAACTACGAAGGAACACAAATTGTATAATGACACGTTTACGCAGACGATTAGGTATGTCGAAAATAAGAACGTGGAAAACAACAAGAAAGATGACAAAGCTTCGACTGTGGAAGATAAGAGAGATCAGAAAGCGATCAAGGTTGGGCCGAAGTCTCAAAATCCAAAAGAAGACACGCATCTTCTCGCCACCATAAGAGGTCTGAAGCTGGAGATTTCGAACAAGGACAAGACGGTCTCGAAAATAACCAAAGAATATCAGGAGCTCCAGAAGATAAACCGACGACTTCAGAAGGAGCGGGAGAAATTGTTGAACGATCGTAGGAGTTTCAGAAGTATGGATTTTGATAAGGCATTCCGAGGAATGAAGAATGGTGAAGGGAACGATCAGAATTCGAACGTCTATCAGAATGGGCACGTTCCCGAATCGCAGAGGCTCTCGTCATCGACGTCGAAGTTGTATGATCCGATGCAATACACGGAGAACGGGGGCAAAAACGGGGTTATCAAAAAGTTGACCAGTGAAAACGACATTCTGAAGGAAGAGTTGAGCAAGATGAATAAGGACTTTATGGCGTTGAAGAGCAAGAGGTTACACGATTTAAATCTCTTACAAGAGGAACATGAGCGCGAGATGGCTACTCTAGTGAAAGAATACAGCATCAAGATCGGAGATTCTAAAGTG ggTCAGGTTAATACTCAGGGAGCAATCATATCGCACTTAAAGGAACAAGTTGAAAAGTTTAGGGATTACAAGGAGCAGGTAGTCATACTCAAGGCCGAAAGAGACCACTTggaaaataaagtaaagacacTGACCGAGAAAATCAAATACTTATCAACGCCG gGAATAGAACAATTGCAGATGCTGCAAGACAAAATTACGATTCTCCAGCAACGTCACGAGAGTAGGGAGATGACTTTGCAGACATTGATCCGTGACTTGCTGAGAAATCGAACGCAGTGTAAAGATTGCAAAAACGATAAGAGCAAAAATCGGCAACTCTGCTACTTCCGGCAAGAACTCGATCATATCTTAGCGATGTTACAGGAAATTGCTAACGTCCAATGA